One stretch of Sinomonas terrae DNA includes these proteins:
- a CDS encoding acetyl-CoA C-acetyltransferase, with the protein MSGSGLSGFGLRGSDLSASGSDVVVVGAARTPQGRLLGQLSSLTAVELGGAAIAGALSRAGVEPEAVDAVVMGHVIQAGAGQNPARQSAVTAGIPLTAPAVTVNKVCLSGLSAVIEAARMLRLGEASIVVAGGQESMSQAPRLVSGTREGKAYGSLEFLDSTARDGLTDAFDHEAMGLATDRANAALGISREEQDAVAAASHQRAAAAREAGVWGEEIVPVKVPQRKGALVEIAEDEGIRSETSAEVLARLRPAFSPEGTVTAGNASPLTDGAAAVVLSTRATAERLGLPILAALRAHGQIAGPDTTLPDKPAGAITAALESEGWSQGDLDLVEINEAFASVAAHSAELLGVPLERVNVHGGAIALGHPIGASGARLVVTAVHELVRRGTGRAAVALCGGGGQGDALLLER; encoded by the coding sequence GTGAGTGGCTCGGGCCTGAGCGGCTTTGGCCTGAGGGGCTCGGACCTGAGCGCCAGCGGCTCTGACGTAGTCGTTGTGGGGGCGGCCCGGACGCCCCAGGGCCGGCTCCTCGGCCAGCTCTCCTCTTTGACGGCCGTGGAGCTCGGAGGTGCCGCGATCGCCGGGGCACTCTCAAGGGCCGGGGTCGAACCTGAGGCCGTTGACGCCGTCGTCATGGGTCACGTGATCCAAGCCGGGGCGGGCCAGAATCCGGCCCGTCAGAGCGCCGTCACCGCCGGGATCCCGCTGACCGCCCCGGCTGTCACGGTGAACAAGGTGTGCCTCTCAGGGCTCTCCGCGGTGATCGAAGCGGCCCGGATGCTGCGGCTCGGGGAGGCCTCCATCGTCGTCGCCGGCGGGCAGGAGTCGATGAGCCAGGCACCGCGGCTCGTGAGCGGCACCCGCGAAGGCAAGGCGTACGGCTCGCTCGAGTTCTTGGACTCCACTGCTCGTGACGGCCTCACCGATGCGTTCGACCACGAGGCGATGGGTCTGGCGACGGACCGGGCCAACGCTGCGCTTGGGATCAGCCGAGAGGAGCAGGACGCTGTCGCGGCCGCCTCGCATCAGCGCGCCGCGGCTGCTCGAGAGGCAGGCGTGTGGGGCGAGGAGATCGTGCCGGTCAAAGTCCCGCAGCGTAAGGGCGCGCTCGTTGAGATCGCAGAGGACGAGGGCATCCGTTCCGAGACTTCGGCCGAGGTCCTCGCCCGGCTCCGGCCCGCGTTCTCGCCCGAGGGAACCGTCACGGCCGGCAACGCCTCGCCGCTCACGGACGGCGCCGCCGCCGTCGTCCTCTCGACCCGCGCGACCGCTGAACGCCTCGGCCTGCCAATCCTCGCCGCACTGCGCGCTCATGGGCAGATCGCGGGACCGGACACGACGCTTCCCGACAAGCCGGCGGGCGCCATCACTGCTGCGCTCGAGAGTGAGGGTTGGAGCCAGGGCGACCTCGACCTGGTCGAGATCAACGAGGCCTTCGCTTCCGTCGCCGCGCACTCGGCTGAGCTCCTCGGAGTGCCCCTCGAGCGCGTCAACGTCCACGGCGGGGCCATCGCGCTCGGGCACCCGATCGGCGCGTCGGGCGCCCGGCTCGTCGTCACGGCCGTGCACGAGCTCGTGCGCCGTGGCACCGGGCGGGCGGCTGTTGCGCTGTGCGGCGGCGGTGGGCAAGGCGACGCCCTGCTCCTCGAGAGGTGA
- a CDS encoding 3-hydroxyacyl-CoA dehydrogenase family protein: MTGSDSLGVAKIGVVGAGLMASQLALLFARKLRVPVVISDLSEERVRDAVVRMRSRLERDAARGRLGPAEAEQIAALISGTTDPSDFAGCTAVIEAVFEELEVKRGVFRAVEAVVSPEALLLTNTSSLSVAAMAEGLRHPERVVGFHFFNPVAVLPLLELVRTPFASEAAMAAAAGLAERLGKTAVPVADSPGFVVNRLLTRLFDEVLEEIDDGGDPVAVDRALVPWGLPMTPLALIDYIGPAVQAHICTALHAAFPDRFREPASLAAVVAAGLPGFLRADGTLRPEVRELLPEPHDVDPEDVRERVRAALAEEVQLMLEEGAVGSAEDLDLCMVLGANYPQGGLTPLLAERVTA, translated from the coding sequence GTGACGGGAAGCGATTCCCTCGGGGTCGCGAAGATCGGCGTGGTCGGTGCGGGCCTCATGGCCAGCCAGCTCGCGCTCCTCTTCGCCCGGAAGCTGCGCGTTCCCGTGGTCATCAGCGACCTCTCCGAGGAACGTGTCCGGGACGCCGTGGTCCGCATGCGGTCCCGCCTCGAAAGGGACGCGGCCAGGGGGCGGCTCGGGCCAGCGGAGGCAGAGCAGATCGCTGCGCTCATCTCCGGCACGACCGATCCCTCCGACTTCGCCGGCTGCACCGCCGTGATCGAGGCGGTCTTCGAGGAATTGGAGGTCAAGCGGGGCGTCTTCCGCGCGGTTGAAGCCGTTGTCAGCCCGGAGGCGCTCCTCCTGACCAACACTTCGTCCCTGTCGGTGGCGGCCATGGCGGAAGGGCTGCGGCACCCCGAACGGGTTGTCGGGTTCCACTTCTTCAACCCGGTCGCTGTCCTTCCACTCCTCGAGCTCGTCCGCACACCGTTCGCCTCCGAGGCGGCGATGGCCGCGGCCGCCGGGCTCGCGGAGCGGCTGGGCAAGACCGCGGTCCCCGTCGCAGACTCCCCCGGGTTCGTCGTCAACCGCCTCCTTACGCGGCTCTTCGATGAGGTGCTGGAAGAGATCGACGACGGCGGAGACCCCGTCGCCGTCGACCGCGCCTTGGTCCCGTGGGGACTGCCCATGACGCCGCTGGCGCTCATCGACTACATCGGCCCAGCCGTCCAGGCGCACATCTGCACTGCCCTGCACGCGGCTTTCCCGGACCGATTCCGCGAGCCGGCTTCGCTTGCCGCGGTCGTCGCGGCGGGCCTTCCGGGGTTCCTCCGCGCCGACGGCACGCTGCGGCCCGAAGTCCGCGAGCTGCTTCCCGAGCCGCACGACGTCGATCCGGAGGACGTGCGCGAACGTGTCCGGGCCGCTTTGGCCGAGGAGGTCCAGCTGATGCTCGAGGAAGGCGCCGTCGGCAGTGCCGAAGACCTAGACCTCTGCATGGTGCTCGGCGCCAACTACCCCCAGGGCGGCCTCACGCCGCTCCTGGCCGAGAGGGTGACGGCGTGA
- a CDS encoding purine-cytosine permease family protein — MTPSAEAHGSRLRVEARSIDYVPLRERHGKVWHLFPVWFAGDAHLATIAVGVIGISLGGNLIWSAIAVVLGSFFGSFFMAFHSTQGPQLGLPQMVQSRPQFGFLGALLVWVVALVTYVGYTGFNQILVGSTLSSLASVPSWVSYVGYAVVGVVLAVVGYDVIHKASRWLTMLMFVVLMTFSIGMIAVHPLTAAQLDLGQFALTPFLIQFFTAAVYQLSWSIYVSDYSRYLPPNVGVRASFWWTYLGAGVGGAWMMLVGTLAAGMFPKDDVVPAVIAAGDQIFPHFGTALLVISVLPLITIGTLNFYGGSLTLLSMMDSIKRVKLTVRTRVITLLVIGGLSTVIAFASSESFLSQFGDFLTVLGYLFTPWTAINLVDFYVVRKGHYSIREIFNPRGMYGRWNWRGLLAYVIGFASMMPFAVVGTMEGPVAKAMGGVDVSMLIGLAVAVVVYWILTRSLDLEDERRRVAEADRGLESDAAPAGGEASILEAGQ, encoded by the coding sequence GTGACCCCCAGCGCCGAGGCCCACGGATCCCGGCTGCGCGTCGAAGCCCGCTCGATCGACTACGTCCCCCTCCGGGAACGCCACGGCAAGGTCTGGCATCTGTTCCCGGTGTGGTTCGCGGGCGACGCGCACCTGGCGACGATCGCCGTCGGCGTCATCGGCATCTCACTCGGCGGAAACCTCATCTGGTCCGCGATCGCCGTCGTTCTGGGCTCGTTCTTCGGCTCGTTCTTCATGGCGTTCCACTCGACGCAGGGCCCCCAGCTCGGCCTTCCGCAGATGGTGCAGTCGCGGCCGCAGTTCGGCTTCCTCGGCGCCCTCCTGGTGTGGGTGGTCGCGCTCGTGACCTACGTCGGTTACACCGGCTTCAACCAGATCCTCGTCGGGAGCACGCTGAGCAGCCTCGCCTCAGTGCCCAGCTGGGTCAGCTATGTCGGGTACGCCGTCGTCGGCGTCGTGCTCGCTGTGGTGGGCTACGACGTCATCCACAAGGCTTCGCGCTGGCTGACGATGCTCATGTTCGTCGTGCTCATGACGTTCAGCATCGGCATGATCGCCGTCCACCCGCTCACGGCCGCGCAGCTCGATCTCGGCCAGTTCGCGCTGACCCCGTTCCTCATTCAGTTCTTCACCGCCGCGGTCTACCAGCTCTCCTGGTCGATCTACGTCTCCGACTACTCGCGCTACCTGCCGCCGAACGTCGGCGTGCGCGCCTCCTTCTGGTGGACGTACCTCGGCGCGGGCGTCGGCGGCGCCTGGATGATGCTCGTCGGCACGTTGGCTGCCGGGATGTTCCCGAAGGACGACGTCGTGCCCGCGGTGATCGCTGCCGGCGACCAGATCTTCCCGCACTTCGGCACGGCGCTCCTGGTGATCTCAGTGCTTCCGCTGATCACCATCGGAACGCTCAACTTCTACGGCGGCAGCCTCACGCTGCTGTCCATGATGGACTCCATCAAGCGGGTCAAGCTGACGGTCCGGACGCGCGTCATCACCCTCCTCGTCATCGGCGGCCTCTCAACCGTCATCGCCTTCGCCTCCAGCGAGAGCTTCCTCTCGCAGTTCGGCGACTTCCTCACGGTGCTCGGCTACCTGTTCACCCCGTGGACCGCGATCAACCTCGTCGACTTCTATGTCGTGCGGAAGGGCCACTACTCCATCCGTGAAATCTTCAATCCGCGTGGGATGTACGGCCGGTGGAACTGGCGGGGGCTTCTCGCCTACGTGATCGGCTTCGCTTCGATGATGCCGTTCGCCGTCGTCGGCACCATGGAGGGCCCCGTCGCGAAGGCGATGGGCGGCGTCGACGTCTCGATGCTCATCGGCCTGGCGGTCGCCGTCGTCGTCTACTGGATCCTGACCCGCTCGCTCGATCTCGAGGACGAGCGCCGTCGGGTCGCCGAGGCCGACCGTGGCCTCGAATCCGACGCCGCTCCCGCGGGCGGCGAAGCCTCGATCCTGGAGGCAGGCCAGTGA
- a CDS encoding enoyl-CoA hydratase/isomerase family protein produces the protein MPAEDTGTVGVTRQGEIAVVTLRRERKRNALSTGLEAQLAEQLASEAVATSRVVVITGGDQVFSAGADITELREMTPEAISAYYRSSGAVYEQLASLPMPTIAAIAGYCLGGGLELALAADFRVADDTAVFGFPEIGLGILPSSGGVARAVRTIGPARTRDLILRGRRFDPALAEQWGLITETVSAGTHLKRALQIADELLQAPPLALTLTSQVIDAAAESSHHTALLLEQLAYAVLNRTS, from the coding sequence ATGCCCGCGGAGGACACCGGCACCGTCGGAGTGACGCGGCAGGGCGAGATCGCCGTCGTCACCCTTCGACGCGAGCGCAAGCGCAATGCGCTCTCGACCGGCTTGGAGGCCCAGCTCGCCGAGCAGCTCGCGTCTGAAGCGGTCGCGACGAGCCGCGTCGTCGTCATCACCGGCGGCGACCAGGTGTTCTCCGCGGGCGCGGACATCACCGAGCTGCGGGAGATGACTCCCGAAGCGATCAGCGCCTACTACCGCTCTTCGGGGGCCGTCTACGAGCAGCTCGCCTCGCTGCCCATGCCGACCATCGCCGCGATCGCCGGCTACTGCCTCGGCGGAGGGCTCGAGCTCGCACTGGCCGCAGACTTCCGGGTCGCCGACGACACGGCTGTCTTCGGCTTCCCCGAGATCGGACTGGGCATCCTGCCCTCCTCGGGCGGCGTGGCCCGAGCGGTTAGGACTATCGGCCCCGCCCGTACACGCGACCTGATCCTCCGCGGTCGCCGCTTCGACCCCGCGCTCGCAGAACAGTGGGGCCTGATCACCGAGACGGTCAGCGCAGGAACCCATCTCAAGCGTGCCCTGCAGATCGCCGACGAACTGCTCCAGGCGCCGCCGCTCGCGCTGACCCTCACGAGTCAGGTCATCGACGCGGCCGCCGAATCGTCGCACCACACCGCGCTGCTGCTCGAACAGCTCGCGTACGCCGTACTCAACCGCACCAGCTAG
- a CDS encoding acyl-CoA dehydrogenase family protein: MEFAYTPRLVELKQRARDLTTKMMQFEDECEANNGLSAESHAVIKEAVLSAGLQAINTPAEFGGAGLTVLEQVVVQDELGKLTNALWDAVWRPANPLAHATEEQRERYLIPEARGERRDAVAITEADAGSDPSGIRTTAHRDGEGFVINGEKWFVTVGDVADFLLVLANVPDEGPTMFLVDVDQPGVTVAKTPRYTHTFVYEHPEFHFTNVRVGADAVLGGVGNGYELTRDWFTEERLMIGARTIGAAERALDLAIEWAKQREQGGEKLIDRQLIQGMIADSVADIATNRALTHQVAWEFDNSDLTDPNVRKTLHAKAATVKLASSEASNRVVDRAQQIFGGRGYMRDYAVERLWRELRVDRIWEGTSEIQRLVIANETKKRGLAGLVSFLGPEA, from the coding sequence ATGGAATTCGCCTACACACCCAGGCTCGTCGAGCTGAAGCAGCGCGCTCGCGACCTCACCACGAAGATGATGCAGTTCGAGGACGAGTGCGAGGCCAACAACGGCCTGTCGGCGGAATCGCATGCCGTGATCAAGGAGGCGGTCCTGAGCGCCGGGCTGCAGGCAATCAACACGCCCGCCGAGTTCGGCGGCGCGGGCCTGACGGTCCTCGAGCAGGTCGTCGTCCAGGACGAGCTGGGCAAGCTCACCAACGCGCTCTGGGACGCCGTCTGGCGGCCGGCGAATCCCCTGGCCCACGCGACCGAGGAGCAGCGCGAGCGGTACCTCATCCCGGAGGCTCGCGGCGAGCGGCGCGACGCGGTCGCAATCACCGAGGCGGACGCGGGCTCGGATCCGTCGGGGATTCGGACGACGGCGCACCGCGACGGCGAGGGCTTCGTCATCAACGGTGAGAAGTGGTTCGTGACGGTCGGCGACGTCGCCGACTTCCTGCTCGTGCTGGCCAACGTTCCCGATGAGGGGCCGACGATGTTCCTGGTCGACGTCGACCAGCCCGGCGTCACGGTTGCCAAGACTCCCCGCTACACCCACACCTTCGTCTACGAGCACCCGGAGTTCCACTTCACGAACGTGCGCGTCGGCGCGGACGCCGTGCTCGGCGGTGTCGGCAACGGCTACGAGCTCACGCGTGACTGGTTCACCGAGGAGCGCCTCATGATCGGCGCCCGCACCATCGGTGCCGCCGAGCGCGCCCTCGACCTCGCCATCGAATGGGCCAAGCAGCGCGAGCAGGGCGGCGAGAAGCTCATCGACCGCCAGCTGATCCAGGGCATGATCGCGGACTCCGTCGCCGACATCGCGACCAACCGCGCCCTCACGCACCAGGTCGCGTGGGAGTTCGACAACTCGGACCTCACCGACCCGAACGTCCGCAAGACGCTGCATGCCAAGGCAGCCACCGTCAAGCTCGCCTCGTCCGAAGCGTCGAACCGCGTCGTCGACCGCGCCCAGCAGATCTTCGGGGGCCGCGGCTACATGCGCGACTACGCTGTGGAGCGCCTGTGGCGCGAGCTCCGCGTCGACCGCATCTGGGAAGGCACCTCGGAGATCCAGCGGCTCGTCATCGCGAACGAGACCAAGAAGCGCGGCCTGGCCGGCCTCGTCTCCTTCCTCGGCCCGGAGGCGTGA
- a CDS encoding acetate--CoA ligase family protein — protein MKTATQRDINALFDARSVAIIGASNDHTKYGNWLSVQALRMVETHTVHLVNRRGEPVLGRPTVRSLAELTEPVDLAVIAVPAQSFEAAVDDALLAGARALVGVTAGFAETGAEGRAAQERIVAKVREAGAVLLGPNCLGVIDSTVGLTLASNPLPAGPVTLLSQSGNMALELSQFLSEHNLGFARFASLGNQADVGVADLIRSCIEHEGTHVIAAYCEDFGDGRDFVAAAAAAREAGKPVVLLTVGGSEASVRGAQSHTGSLTSDTAVIDAACRAAGVYRVNSPRELAGVVAMLLSCPPRPVRSVGVLADGGGHASVASDVTTAAGLSVPEFAPATQAVLTAELPPSAGVANPVDLAGAGEQDITSFGRVLETMLSDADVDAVLMTGYFGGYGEYGEGLARREIETAHRLAEVARQHQKPVAVHTMRASSPAARVLAEQGVPVFSAVEDAARALGILARGAAAPRPPAEVPAALPAVSDSYWEARELLAGAGLPYPAAEMVGSADDAVAAAERAGYPVVLKAMGLLHKSDAGGVALGLKDAVALRAAYAGMDGRLAAPAYCVEAMADLTDGVELIVGVQTDPRFGPVAMVGLGGIMTEVLEDVAFALAPIDAESARELLESLHAAAILHGVRGRPAVDLDAAAAAIASVTELAAAHPEIAELEVNPLLATPSGALGLDARIVLAH, from the coding sequence ATGAAGACGGCCACGCAACGCGACATCAACGCACTCTTCGATGCCCGATCAGTCGCCATCATCGGCGCGAGCAACGATCACACGAAGTACGGCAACTGGCTCAGCGTCCAGGCCCTGCGCATGGTCGAGACCCACACGGTGCATCTGGTGAACCGCCGCGGCGAGCCGGTACTCGGCCGCCCGACCGTGCGGAGCCTCGCCGAGCTGACCGAGCCCGTCGATCTGGCCGTGATCGCCGTCCCGGCGCAGTCGTTCGAGGCAGCGGTCGACGACGCGCTCCTCGCCGGAGCGCGGGCTCTCGTCGGGGTGACGGCGGGCTTCGCTGAGACCGGCGCCGAGGGCCGCGCGGCCCAGGAGCGCATCGTCGCGAAGGTCCGCGAAGCAGGTGCCGTCCTTCTCGGGCCCAACTGTCTTGGGGTCATCGATTCGACCGTCGGTCTCACTCTCGCTTCGAACCCGCTGCCAGCCGGCCCGGTGACGCTCCTGTCCCAGAGCGGCAACATGGCCCTTGAGCTCAGCCAGTTCCTGAGCGAGCACAACCTCGGCTTTGCCCGATTCGCCTCCTTGGGCAATCAGGCTGACGTCGGGGTCGCCGATCTGATCCGCTCATGCATTGAGCACGAGGGCACGCACGTCATCGCCGCCTACTGCGAAGACTTCGGCGACGGCCGCGACTTCGTCGCCGCGGCGGCGGCGGCGCGTGAGGCGGGCAAGCCGGTTGTCCTGCTGACGGTCGGGGGCAGCGAGGCGTCGGTGCGCGGAGCGCAGTCCCACACGGGCTCCCTCACCTCGGACACGGCCGTGATCGACGCCGCCTGCCGGGCCGCGGGCGTCTACCGCGTGAACAGCCCACGCGAGCTGGCCGGCGTCGTCGCCATGCTCCTGAGCTGCCCGCCGCGCCCGGTGCGTTCCGTCGGCGTTCTGGCCGACGGCGGAGGGCACGCGAGCGTCGCCTCCGACGTCACCACTGCCGCCGGCCTGTCCGTGCCCGAGTTCGCGCCCGCGACCCAAGCGGTGCTGACCGCGGAGCTGCCCCCTTCGGCGGGCGTCGCGAACCCTGTCGACCTGGCGGGCGCCGGAGAACAGGACATCACGTCCTTCGGCCGGGTGCTCGAGACGATGCTCTCCGACGCCGACGTGGACGCGGTGCTCATGACGGGCTACTTCGGTGGGTACGGCGAATACGGCGAGGGCCTCGCGCGCCGTGAGATCGAGACCGCGCACCGGCTGGCCGAGGTCGCGCGGCAACACCAGAAGCCAGTCGCCGTGCACACGATGCGGGCCTCCTCCCCCGCGGCCCGCGTGCTGGCCGAACAGGGAGTGCCCGTCTTCTCCGCAGTCGAGGACGCGGCGAGGGCCCTGGGCATCCTCGCGCGGGGAGCCGCGGCTCCGCGCCCACCGGCCGAAGTGCCCGCTGCACTGCCCGCCGTGAGCGACAGCTACTGGGAGGCGCGGGAGCTGCTTGCCGGGGCCGGCCTGCCGTACCCAGCGGCCGAGATGGTCGGTTCCGCCGACGACGCCGTCGCGGCGGCCGAGCGGGCCGGGTACCCCGTCGTCCTGAAGGCGATGGGCCTGCTCCACAAGTCCGACGCCGGCGGGGTCGCCCTCGGCCTGAAGGACGCCGTCGCCCTTCGCGCCGCCTATGCCGGCATGGACGGGCGGCTGGCCGCGCCCGCATACTGCGTCGAGGCGATGGCCGATCTCACCGACGGCGTCGAGCTCATCGTCGGGGTGCAGACCGATCCGCGGTTCGGGCCCGTCGCGATGGTCGGGCTCGGCGGGATCATGACGGAAGTCCTCGAAGACGTCGCCTTCGCCCTCGCACCGATCGACGCCGAATCGGCCCGGGAGCTGCTGGAGTCGCTGCACGCTGCCGCCATTCTTCACGGCGTCCGCGGGCGGCCCGCCGTCGACCTCGACGCGGCAGCGGCGGCAATCGCGAGTGTCACCGAGCTCGCGGCTGCCCATCCGGAGATCGCCGAGCTCGAGGTCAACCCGCTTCTCGCAACCCCGTCGGGGGCGCTCGGCTTGGACGCCCGCATCGTCCTGGCTCACTAG
- a CDS encoding SDR family NAD(P)-dependent oxidoreductase, whose product MTVAPRPEDREVLQPDALQGKVALVTGGGTGIGRATALDLARAGADVVVAGRRLELLEKVVAEIESLGARGLAVVADVREEDQIAALVTEALDQFGRIDILVNNAGGQFSAAAEDITLKGWRAVHRLAVDATWALTREVATRSMIPNRSGVVFFMAFSPRRGIPGFVHAASARAAVENLAAGLALEWSRYGIRSICIAPGTIATEGLGDNYTDEDRKRWAEAVPMGRLGAPEDVSGLVAFLASAGGSYITGTTIVVDGGADAWGIGHAAPTPEGGHQ is encoded by the coding sequence ATGACTGTTGCACCCAGACCCGAAGATCGGGAAGTTCTGCAGCCCGATGCACTGCAGGGCAAAGTCGCCCTCGTGACAGGCGGAGGTACCGGGATCGGCCGGGCGACGGCGCTCGACCTCGCCCGTGCGGGCGCCGACGTCGTCGTCGCGGGACGCCGGCTCGAGCTGCTCGAGAAGGTGGTCGCCGAGATCGAGTCCCTCGGGGCGCGGGGCCTCGCCGTCGTCGCAGACGTGCGGGAGGAAGACCAGATCGCCGCGCTCGTCACCGAAGCACTCGACCAGTTCGGCCGCATCGACATCCTCGTCAACAACGCGGGCGGCCAGTTCAGCGCCGCCGCCGAGGACATCACTCTCAAGGGCTGGCGCGCGGTCCACCGACTCGCCGTCGACGCCACGTGGGCCCTGACTCGCGAGGTCGCGACGCGCTCGATGATCCCCAACCGGTCGGGGGTCGTGTTCTTCATGGCCTTCTCCCCGCGCCGCGGCATTCCGGGCTTCGTCCACGCCGCGAGCGCGCGCGCCGCCGTCGAGAACCTCGCCGCGGGCCTGGCCTTGGAATGGAGCCGCTATGGCATCCGCAGCATCTGCATCGCCCCGGGGACGATCGCGACCGAGGGCCTTGGCGACAACTACACGGACGAGGACCGCAAGCGCTGGGCCGAGGCCGTCCCGATGGGCCGCCTCGGCGCGCCGGAAGACGTCTCCGGGCTGGTCGCATTCCTCGCCTCCGCTGGCGGTTCTTACATCACTGGAACGACGATCGTGGTGGACGGAGGCGCCGATGCCTGGGGCATCGGACACGCCGCTCCGACGCCGGAAGGAGGCCACCAATGA
- a CDS encoding TetR/AcrR family transcriptional regulator, producing the protein MTQTAREDRMGARGSNDEVRKAAILDAAAQLIAERGYHAVRIADIAKIVGSSTGAVHYYFPGKSDVLRLALNHAITRAFARQSAELKNIPSARERLLKLIDMQLPRIGQVRDEWSVWVQFWAEAAVRPELRPEHNEFYARWRETVERIIERGQRAGEFRADVDPSLVAMQLTAMTDGAAIQVLTGSPGLNVTAMRELLIAFVQSALVD; encoded by the coding sequence GTGACTCAGACTGCTCGCGAAGACCGTATGGGCGCCCGGGGCTCCAACGACGAGGTGCGGAAGGCTGCCATCTTGGACGCCGCCGCCCAGCTCATCGCAGAACGCGGATACCACGCGGTGCGAATCGCCGACATCGCGAAGATCGTCGGAAGCAGCACCGGGGCGGTCCACTACTACTTCCCAGGCAAGAGCGATGTCCTGCGCCTCGCGCTCAACCATGCGATCACGCGCGCGTTTGCGAGGCAGAGCGCCGAGCTCAAGAACATCCCCTCGGCCCGCGAGCGATTGCTCAAGCTGATCGACATGCAGCTGCCGCGAATCGGGCAGGTCCGGGACGAATGGTCTGTGTGGGTGCAGTTCTGGGCCGAGGCTGCGGTCCGGCCCGAATTGCGACCCGAGCACAACGAGTTCTATGCACGATGGCGAGAGACCGTCGAACGCATCATCGAGCGCGGGCAGCGCGCCGGCGAGTTCCGCGCCGACGTCGACCCGAGTCTCGTCGCAATGCAGCTCACTGCGATGACCGACGGCGCCGCGATCCAGGTGCTAACGGGTTCCCCCGGCCTGAACGTCACCGCGATGCGGGAGCTGCTCATCGCATTCGTCCAGAGCGCCCTCGTCGACTGA
- a CDS encoding alpha/beta fold hydrolase, with protein sequence MVQHGVPLGPSAIEVGSTAFDPLGPTVRTCQLASGRHVRYIDEGREPWPVALVFGGAGTSVRVLRLLEFARSFREELGIRLVAVERNGLGLTPFDPECGAAEHAGDVWDLLDRLGVERVAVVAISGGGPYAAHVIAARPERVTSVHLACTLSDHGAGAPLHVDLDAVIADPVGWWAFPASSPVHRIPGFAASAVEEATHALLAQGASSTPDGLRQALELYEHGDLPGLSGLSAPAFLYWGNDDAVVPTAHLRRWVEVLPEQPLVRLYANEGHDVQYRHWDQILCDVLHRGRRTVVSRGRKTWLLRTEDAERELARGATAGLAAWEPPPAPQGGSVDEGALDECDEQLPHRGDVQAGGTR encoded by the coding sequence GTGGTTCAGCATGGGGTCCCGCTCGGCCCCTCAGCCATCGAGGTCGGATCGACGGCATTCGACCCCCTCGGGCCGACCGTCCGCACCTGTCAGCTCGCTTCGGGGCGGCACGTGAGATATATCGACGAGGGACGGGAGCCGTGGCCGGTCGCACTCGTCTTCGGCGGGGCGGGAACCTCGGTGCGTGTCCTCCGGCTTCTGGAGTTCGCACGCAGCTTTCGCGAGGAGCTGGGCATACGGCTCGTGGCAGTCGAGAGGAACGGGCTCGGCCTGACGCCTTTCGACCCGGAGTGCGGGGCCGCCGAGCATGCGGGGGACGTGTGGGATCTGCTGGACAGGCTTGGCGTAGAGCGGGTCGCGGTCGTTGCGATCTCCGGCGGCGGCCCCTACGCGGCCCATGTGATAGCGGCACGGCCCGAGCGCGTCACGAGTGTGCACTTGGCTTGCACGCTCTCCGATCACGGCGCGGGCGCTCCTCTGCACGTCGATCTGGACGCTGTCATCGCGGATCCTGTCGGATGGTGGGCCTTCCCCGCCTCGAGCCCAGTGCACCGCATCCCTGGATTCGCGGCGTCGGCCGTTGAGGAGGCGACCCACGCCCTGCTCGCGCAGGGCGCATCCTCGACGCCGGACGGACTGCGGCAGGCATTGGAGCTCTATGAGCACGGGGACTTGCCGGGCCTTTCCGGGCTCAGCGCGCCGGCATTCCTCTACTGGGGGAACGACGACGCCGTGGTGCCGACCGCCCACCTGCGCCGCTGGGTGGAGGTGCTTCCCGAGCAGCCCCTCGTCCGGCTCTATGCCAACGAGGGGCATGATGTGCAATACCGCCACTGGGACCAGATCCTCTGCGATGTGCTCCATCGAGGCAGGCGGACCGTAGTCAGCCGGGGACGCAAGACGTGGCTGCTCCGCACGGAAGATGCGGAGCGCGAACTCGCGCGCGGAGCGACGGCGGGGTTGGCAGCTTGGGAGCCGCCGCCGGCCCCTCAGGGAGGGTCAGTCGACGAGGGCGCTCTGGACGAATGCGATGAGCAGCTCCCGCATCGCGGTGACGTTCAGGCCGGGGGAACCCGTTAG